One genomic segment of Paenibacillus xylanexedens includes these proteins:
- a CDS encoding cytochrome c biogenesis CcdA family protein: protein MPDVNVWMAFVAGLVSFISPCCLPLYPSYLSYITGMTVQQLKDDRNQREVRFKTMTHTLAFILGFSAVFYSLGLGAGLFGQFFNDNRELIRQLSAILIMLMGLFLLGVFKPQFLMKERKLDMKWKPAGYLGSFIFGIGFSAGWSPCIGPILTAIIAMAASEPTTWLALITGYTAGFAIPFFILAFFIGSTRWILRYSNVMMKVGGALMLFLGILLFTDQMTKITIWLQQITPDWMII from the coding sequence ATGCCTGATGTTAATGTATGGATGGCTTTTGTAGCAGGTTTGGTCTCATTTATATCACCATGTTGTCTTCCGTTGTATCCATCATACCTCTCCTACATTACAGGTATGACGGTGCAACAATTGAAGGATGACCGCAATCAGCGAGAAGTCCGTTTTAAGACGATGACGCATACGCTGGCGTTTATTTTAGGCTTCTCGGCTGTATTTTATTCGCTTGGCCTTGGTGCCGGACTGTTTGGCCAATTTTTCAATGATAACCGCGAACTGATTCGGCAATTGTCTGCGATTCTGATTATGCTTATGGGGTTATTTTTGCTTGGAGTGTTCAAGCCACAGTTTCTGATGAAGGAACGCAAGCTGGATATGAAATGGAAACCTGCAGGTTATCTGGGCTCTTTTATATTTGGTATTGGTTTCTCAGCAGGGTGGTCGCCTTGTATTGGTCCCATTCTAACAGCGATCATTGCGATGGCTGCAAGTGAGCCCACAACCTGGTTGGCGTTAATTACAGGGTATACGGCAGGGTTTGCAATCCCGTTCTTCATTTTGGCGTTTTTCATCGGTTCGACACGCTGGATCTTACGGTATTCCAATGTCATGATGAAAGTCGGGGGAGCATTAATGTTGTTTCTTGGCATATTGCTTTTTACAGATCAGATGACGAAGATTACGATCTGGTTGCAGCAGATTACACCAGACTGGATGATTATTTAA
- a CDS encoding metal ABC transporter permease: protein MEILMSDFFQRALAGGLLIGITAPLIGLFLVLRRLSMIGDTLSHVTIAGVALGFLIEVYPIAVGLIFAVLASFAIEKLRKAYKSYAELSIAIIMSGGVALASLFFTLGKGYNADVMSYLFGSIYTLDATDLKLVGVVTLIVVIVVALLHKEFFLLSFEEDAAAVTGLPVRILNMLITVMTALVISTAIKIVGALLVSALLTIPVAVSLLMARSFKSAIILSVVIGEIAVVLGLVVAGIWNLAPGATIVLLLIMMLILTMIGKKGFRA, encoded by the coding sequence TTGGAAATATTAATGAGTGATTTTTTTCAGCGTGCCCTGGCGGGTGGGTTGTTAATTGGCATTACCGCTCCGTTAATCGGACTGTTCCTGGTCTTGCGGCGGTTATCCATGATCGGAGACACCTTGTCTCATGTGACCATTGCCGGTGTTGCACTTGGATTCCTGATTGAAGTGTATCCCATTGCAGTGGGCTTGATATTTGCCGTGCTTGCTTCATTTGCGATAGAGAAATTGCGCAAAGCGTACAAGAGTTACGCCGAATTATCGATTGCCATTATCATGTCCGGTGGCGTGGCTCTTGCTTCCTTGTTCTTCACGCTGGGCAAAGGATATAATGCAGATGTCATGAGTTATTTGTTCGGCAGTATATATACATTAGACGCTACGGATCTGAAGCTTGTAGGTGTGGTTACGCTGATCGTGGTGATTGTAGTGGCATTGTTACATAAGGAATTTTTCCTTCTTAGCTTTGAGGAAGATGCGGCAGCGGTTACAGGGTTGCCTGTGAGAATTCTGAACATGTTAATCACTGTGATGACAGCACTTGTCATAAGCACGGCGATCAAGATTGTCGGTGCGCTTCTGGTGTCAGCACTATTGACCATTCCGGTAGCGGTCAGCCTGTTGATGGCCCGAAGTTTCAAATCCGCCATTATTTTGTCCGTGGTGATTGGCGAAATTGCCGTAGTCCTTGGACTGGTCGTAGCAGGTATCTGGAACCTCGCACCTGGAGCAACGATTGTATTATTGCTGATCATGATGCTGATTCTGACGATGATTGGAAAAAAAGGGTTCCGAGCCTGA
- a CDS encoding metal ABC transporter ATP-binding protein has product MQQIMPLCHDPIIEIEKLSFSYGDQRVIENLDFMAQERDFVGIIGSNGAGKTTLLRMLVGLLPPAQGDIKLFGQSIRRFKDWDRIGYVPQKNAFNPLFPATVREVVMSGLYNNKNMFRRMSRKCQQQCTDALQVMRIEDLANKRIGQLSGGQQQRVFLARALINHPDLLILDEPTVGIDAESQASFFELITHMHEHHRMTFLMVSHDMDRMESYLGSEAVVTNGKINFHVRHSHEVQDCAETNLQHTTAQVR; this is encoded by the coding sequence ATGCAGCAAATCATGCCACTATGTCATGATCCAATTATAGAGATCGAGAAACTATCATTTTCCTACGGGGACCAGCGAGTGATTGAGAATCTCGATTTTATGGCCCAGGAGCGGGACTTTGTCGGGATTATCGGTTCCAATGGGGCGGGTAAAACGACATTGCTGCGCATGCTGGTAGGACTTCTTCCTCCTGCGCAGGGAGATATCAAACTATTCGGACAGTCGATCCGCAGGTTCAAGGACTGGGACCGAATCGGGTATGTGCCGCAAAAGAATGCATTTAACCCGTTGTTCCCTGCGACCGTTCGTGAAGTGGTCATGTCAGGCTTGTATAATAACAAAAACATGTTCCGTCGTATGTCTCGTAAATGTCAGCAGCAGTGCACGGATGCTCTGCAAGTCATGCGGATCGAGGATCTGGCGAACAAACGTATTGGTCAATTGTCCGGCGGACAGCAGCAGCGTGTATTTTTGGCACGAGCGCTTATTAATCACCCGGATCTGTTGATTCTGGATGAACCTACCGTAGGTATTGATGCTGAATCACAGGCCAGTTTCTTTGAACTGATTACCCATATGCATGAACATCATCGAATGACTTTTCTAATGGTGTCTCATGATATGGATCGGATGGAGAGTTATCTGGGTTCTGAAGCTGTGGTAACGAATGGCAAAATTAATTTTCATGTCCGTCATTCGCATGAGGTACAGGATTGTGCTGAGACCAATCTGCAACATACCACTGCACAGGTACGCTAG
- a CDS encoding metal ABC transporter solute-binding protein, Zn/Mn family, protein MTFYKVQHQVQDNRTGKTSKRGNMKLLWTGLLILTLLVLSACGQDSSNSAKIVEGKVNVVTTFYPVYAFTTAIGGEDANVINLLPTGVEPHDWTPKSQDIVNTSKAQLFLYNGAGLEGWVPNFLKSLNSDTQVKSVAVSEGVKLLTAEGDDGHGHGEEHEDEHADEHTDEHTDEATSEDVADHHIDPHTWVSPKSAMIMAENIKNSLVEADPDHKAGYEQRYEELRTKLETLDQRFTDELANVPNNEIVVSHQAFGYLARDYGLTQHAIMGLSPDAEPTGQDIVKLAKLVKDEGIKYIFFEELVSDKLAKTLASEAGVETMVLNPVEGLTKEQATNGDDYFTLMEKNLQNLLIALK, encoded by the coding sequence ATGACATTTTATAAAGTGCAACATCAAGTTCAGGATAACCGGACAGGGAAGACGAGCAAAAGAGGCAACATGAAGTTACTGTGGACGGGTTTGCTTATTCTCACTTTGCTGGTATTGTCAGCGTGTGGGCAGGATAGTTCCAATAGTGCGAAGATTGTGGAAGGCAAGGTAAACGTTGTGACGACATTTTATCCTGTATATGCTTTTACGACTGCAATCGGTGGTGAGGATGCCAATGTCATTAACCTGCTGCCAACGGGAGTAGAGCCACATGACTGGACTCCGAAGAGTCAGGATATCGTTAATACGTCCAAGGCACAGCTGTTTCTCTATAATGGAGCTGGACTGGAAGGATGGGTGCCGAATTTCCTGAAGTCGCTGAATAGTGATACACAGGTGAAGTCTGTTGCCGTCAGTGAAGGTGTTAAGCTGTTAACCGCTGAGGGTGATGATGGGCACGGTCACGGCGAAGAGCACGAAGACGAGCATGCAGATGAACATACAGATGAACATACAGATGAGGCTACCAGTGAAGATGTCGCTGATCATCATATTGATCCACATACGTGGGTTAGTCCGAAATCGGCCATGATCATGGCTGAAAACATCAAAAATAGCCTGGTCGAGGCAGATCCTGATCACAAAGCAGGTTACGAACAACGTTATGAAGAGCTTCGTACGAAGCTTGAGACGCTGGATCAGCGTTTTACAGATGAATTGGCTAATGTACCAAACAACGAGATTGTTGTCTCGCACCAAGCGTTTGGCTACCTTGCACGTGATTATGGATTAACCCAACATGCCATTATGGGACTTTCCCCGGATGCTGAACCGACAGGACAGGATATTGTGAAGCTTGCGAAACTGGTTAAAGATGAAGGCATTAAGTACATTTTCTTCGAAGAGCTGGTATCTGACAAATTGGCGAAAACACTGGCAAGTGAAGCAGGAGTGGAGACCATGGTCCTTAATCCGGTTGAGGGATTGACCAAGGAGCAGGCAACAAACGGGGATGATTATTTCACCCTCATGGAGAAAAATTTGCAAAATCTGCTGATCGCATTAAAATAA
- the metG gene encoding methionine--tRNA ligase: protein MADQKTFYLTTPIYYPSDKLHIGHAYTTVAGDAMVRYKRLRGYDAHYLTGTDEHGQKIERKAQEKGQTPQAFIDDIVVGIKELWNKLDISNDDFIRTTEERHKTIVQDIFDRLLKQGDIYKGEYEGWYSIPDETYYTETQLVDVEKNEKGEIISAKSPDSGHPVELVKEESYFFRMSKYADRLLKYYEENPGFIQPESRKNEMINNFIKPGLEDLAVSRTTFEWGVKVKGDPKHVVYVWIDALSNYITALGYGSSDASLYNKFWPADVHLVGKEIVRFHTIYWPIMLMALDLPLPKKVFAHGWLLMKDGKMSKSKGNVVDPVTLIDRYGLDALRYYLLREVPFGSDGTFTPESFVERVNSDLANDLGNLLNRTVAMVDKYFEGKAPAFASNVTEFDASLEEAGHATVEKVEQAMENLQFSVALTAISQFVSRTNKYIDETQPWALARDEAKRDELASVMAHLIESLRIASILLQPFLTRAPHKIWAQLGIQEGELTAWDTAKQWGLVPTGNALQKGDPIFPRLDSEQEIAYISEAMTGGQKAAQPETSQADAGTSAAVEPVAAPESTEEIGIDDFAKVELRVAQVIACEPVKKADKLLKLQLDLGYEQRQVVSGIAKFYSPEEMVGRKVICVTNLKPVKLRGELSQGMILAASHGDQLTLATVPENMPNGAQVK, encoded by the coding sequence ATGGCTGACCAAAAAACATTTTATCTGACAACCCCGATTTATTATCCGAGTGACAAATTGCATATTGGGCATGCGTATACAACTGTGGCAGGAGATGCGATGGTTCGTTACAAGCGTCTACGCGGTTATGATGCTCATTATCTGACAGGAACCGATGAACATGGTCAGAAGATTGAGCGCAAGGCACAAGAGAAAGGACAGACACCGCAAGCTTTTATCGACGATATCGTTGTGGGGATCAAGGAACTGTGGAACAAGTTGGATATTTCCAATGACGACTTTATCCGTACAACCGAAGAGCGTCACAAAACCATTGTTCAGGATATCTTTGACCGTTTGCTGAAACAGGGAGATATCTACAAAGGTGAGTACGAAGGCTGGTACAGCATTCCGGATGAGACGTATTACACAGAGACTCAACTGGTGGATGTAGAGAAAAATGAGAAGGGTGAGATTATCTCGGCCAAGAGTCCGGATAGCGGACACCCGGTTGAATTGGTCAAAGAAGAATCTTACTTCTTCCGTATGAGCAAATATGCAGATCGTTTGTTGAAATATTATGAAGAGAACCCGGGTTTTATTCAGCCGGAATCCCGTAAGAACGAGATGATCAACAACTTCATCAAGCCAGGTCTTGAAGATTTGGCCGTATCACGGACTACATTTGAATGGGGCGTCAAAGTTAAAGGCGATCCAAAACACGTGGTTTATGTCTGGATTGATGCGTTGTCCAACTATATTACAGCACTGGGCTACGGTTCATCCGATGCATCCCTGTATAACAAGTTCTGGCCTGCGGATGTACATCTGGTAGGTAAAGAAATTGTCCGTTTCCATACGATCTACTGGCCAATTATGTTGATGGCGCTGGACTTGCCTTTGCCGAAGAAAGTGTTTGCACATGGCTGGTTGTTGATGAAGGATGGCAAGATGTCCAAATCAAAAGGCAATGTCGTTGATCCGGTTACCCTGATTGACCGTTACGGTCTCGATGCACTGCGTTATTACCTGCTGCGTGAAGTACCGTTTGGTTCCGATGGTACATTTACACCGGAGAGCTTCGTAGAGCGTGTCAACTCCGACCTCGCGAACGATCTGGGTAACCTGTTGAACCGTACCGTTGCTATGGTAGACAAATATTTTGAAGGCAAAGCCCCTGCGTTTGCATCGAATGTAACGGAATTTGATGCTTCGCTGGAAGAAGCAGGCCATGCTACAGTGGAAAAAGTGGAACAGGCGATGGAAAACCTGCAGTTTTCCGTAGCACTGACAGCGATCAGCCAGTTTGTCAGCCGCACCAACAAATATATTGATGAGACGCAGCCATGGGCGCTGGCTCGTGATGAAGCAAAACGCGATGAATTGGCATCCGTTATGGCTCACCTGATCGAAAGCTTGCGAATTGCTTCGATTCTGTTGCAACCGTTCCTGACACGTGCTCCTCATAAAATCTGGGCACAGCTCGGCATTCAGGAAGGTGAACTTACGGCTTGGGATACAGCCAAGCAATGGGGTCTGGTTCCAACTGGAAACGCATTGCAAAAAGGTGATCCAATCTTCCCGCGTTTGGATTCCGAACAGGAGATTGCTTATATCTCCGAAGCAATGACTGGTGGCCAAAAAGCGGCACAGCCTGAAACAAGTCAAGCAGATGCTGGAACTTCAGCAGCTGTTGAACCGGTAGCTGCACCTGAGAGTACGGAAGAGATCGGGATTGACGATTTTGCCAAAGTTGAACTGCGTGTGGCGCAAGTCATTGCCTGCGAACCTGTCAAAAAAGCGGATAAATTGCTGAAATTACAGCTCGATCTGGGTTATGAGCAGCGCCAGGTTGTCTCTGGAATCGCGAAGTTCTATTCGCCAGAAGAGATGGTTGGACGCAAAGTCATCTGTGTGACTAACCTCAAACCGGTGAAACTTCGTGGTGAACTGTCTCAGGGTATGATCCTTGCAGCGTCCCATGGCGACCAGCTTACCCTTGCTACAGTACCAGAAAACATGCCTAATGGCGCACAAGTAAAATAA
- the yidD gene encoding membrane protein insertion efficiency factor YidD, producing MKLSRRIAQAPIRVYRNYISPLTPPTCRFYPSCSAYAMEAIEVHGALKGSLLTAKRIAKCHPFHPGGVDLVPPKAEKSMMVSE from the coding sequence ATGAAGTTATCTCGCAGAATTGCTCAGGCACCCATTCGGGTGTACCGCAACTATATCTCTCCATTAACACCGCCAACATGTCGGTTCTATCCGAGCTGTTCGGCTTACGCCATGGAGGCGATTGAAGTGCACGGTGCGCTCAAAGGTTCGTTGTTAACAGCGAAACGTATTGCCAAATGTCACCCGTTTCATCCAGGCGGTGTAGATCTGGTGCCACCAAAGGCGGAGAAGTCCATGATGGTATCAGAGTAA
- a CDS encoding Fur family transcriptional regulator, which produces MLSTEQIISTMSSQGLRITDQRKTLARLFAESPGYLTPKDVYEYMGKTYSGLSFDTVYRNLRVMQELGVLEQVIFEDGVKFKAHCSEDHHHHHMICLKCQKTYPIIFCPMQLADAPEQFQVVDHKFEVFGYCKDCAEHAPAKAASGHQHAHGKH; this is translated from the coding sequence ATGCTGTCGACAGAACAGATTATTTCTACCATGTCCTCACAGGGGCTTCGCATTACCGATCAGCGGAAAACACTGGCCCGGTTATTTGCCGAGTCTCCCGGGTATCTTACACCCAAGGACGTCTATGAATATATGGGTAAGACTTACAGCGGACTGAGTTTTGACACAGTATATCGTAATTTGCGGGTGATGCAGGAACTGGGTGTACTGGAACAGGTCATCTTCGAAGATGGCGTTAAATTCAAAGCGCACTGTAGTGAAGATCATCATCACCATCATATGATCTGTCTGAAGTGTCAGAAGACATATCCTATTATTTTTTGCCCGATGCAGCTTGCGGATGCGCCTGAGCAATTTCAGGTTGTAGACCACAAGTTCGAGGTATTTGGATATTGTAAGGACTGTGCAGAGCATGCTCCGGCCAAAGCGGCATCGGGACATCAACACGCTCATGGGAAGCACTGA
- a CDS encoding stalk domain-containing protein, with translation MNLKKKLSILTAFAVFQAFAVIPANAQSADQSDTTSVNTAKVKSVEVVKKEQTIAESEVKSGTNTPTSNNETTEEVNPETDVPTGTDATPVEPVIEPTDEEGTAEETPAPAPVEVEQPSTGGSSVAGGGGGDLTLYINSNKMMQDGKTYLAGQPMAVKNGVSYVAIRALVDRVGYDVKYDNTTKETIIISGEDELRFKTNSKIYTVNGVSRTMKGAAYQQKNTFMVPLTSITQALDIAYKVNQSAKTVVLNLSTKPVASFTVQKEVFAGDQVTYTTRSSSPKGLSIVDERWTGRQDSFDQPGVYTVTYAVQDSSGQWSDPYSVTIKVERPNLPPVAMFTTDKEEYKMGEKITYIDQSTDDENAIVKTEWDNNALAFFVPGPKTVTITVTDKHGASNSYTKMINITGETLYSVTDFNQLFTPVGEKFTFDGGGVPALEKVPFTYYDEPSLLIRSNSPETVNTEGIVYKESSFGQTRFMIHHVNNTGKNVKMYVVATNNNAYTASIDQQNMGFAGPSPFATVAGKLSIDRWFQSMQNGTGQKKVYIQPGESKLILNDLSVLPMKQGQVISLYSDVFSDYELDYNIIMIEENKDPMEVLSRLPVLDRDGVHNRGTYPNATRIITYDQEVGSKPARLPLGDNASDPNLVGTDPMAYTEASNAGNFGVLYKITLNNVAPRTLISFNPRGGRYSGVALVNGQVVQISTGKSVTVPNEQSVMYRTGSYGESVTILFSAAPGSNLPVNLLFTPLPAEK, from the coding sequence ATGAATTTGAAGAAGAAATTGTCCATACTTACCGCTTTTGCTGTGTTTCAGGCGTTTGCAGTGATTCCTGCCAATGCACAATCAGCAGATCAGAGCGATACTACATCAGTGAATACAGCCAAAGTTAAATCCGTGGAGGTTGTGAAGAAAGAACAAACCATCGCGGAATCCGAAGTGAAATCCGGAACAAACACTCCAACATCAAATAATGAAACAACTGAAGAAGTGAACCCTGAGACAGATGTTCCTACAGGAACAGACGCGACTCCTGTTGAGCCGGTAATTGAACCTACGGACGAAGAAGGTACAGCTGAGGAAACACCTGCACCTGCACCAGTCGAAGTGGAGCAACCATCTACAGGCGGTTCATCTGTTGCTGGAGGCGGGGGTGGAGACCTCACTCTTTATATAAACAGTAATAAAATGATGCAAGATGGCAAAACGTATCTTGCTGGACAGCCGATGGCTGTTAAAAATGGTGTATCCTATGTAGCGATCCGTGCTCTCGTTGATCGGGTTGGCTATGATGTCAAATATGATAACACAACTAAAGAAACGATCATTATTAGTGGTGAAGATGAGCTGCGTTTCAAAACAAACAGCAAGATCTATACCGTTAATGGCGTGTCCAGAACGATGAAGGGCGCGGCTTATCAACAAAAAAATACGTTCATGGTGCCATTGACTTCAATTACCCAAGCTCTGGACATTGCGTATAAAGTAAATCAATCTGCCAAAACGGTTGTATTGAATCTGAGTACCAAACCGGTGGCGAGCTTCACGGTACAAAAAGAGGTCTTTGCCGGAGATCAGGTAACCTACACAACCAGATCCAGCTCTCCCAAGGGACTCAGCATTGTAGATGAGCGTTGGACAGGCCGTCAGGATTCATTCGACCAACCAGGTGTATACACAGTAACCTATGCGGTCCAGGATTCAAGTGGTCAATGGAGTGATCCGTATTCGGTTACGATTAAGGTTGAAAGACCGAATCTGCCACCTGTCGCGATGTTTACGACAGATAAAGAAGAATACAAAATGGGTGAGAAAATCACTTATATTGATCAAAGTACAGATGATGAAAATGCAATTGTAAAAACAGAATGGGATAACAATGCACTTGCATTCTTTGTTCCAGGACCCAAGACCGTAACGATTACAGTTACCGATAAACATGGTGCTAGCAATAGCTATACTAAGATGATCAATATTACGGGCGAAACACTTTATAGTGTGACTGACTTCAATCAATTGTTCACACCAGTCGGTGAGAAGTTCACTTTTGACGGTGGTGGAGTACCGGCATTGGAGAAAGTACCTTTCACTTATTATGATGAACCAAGTCTGCTGATCCGCAGTAACAGCCCGGAAACCGTGAATACAGAAGGCATTGTGTACAAGGAATCTTCCTTCGGACAGACACGCTTCATGATTCACCATGTGAACAACACGGGCAAAAACGTAAAAATGTATGTTGTAGCGACAAACAACAATGCTTACACGGCGTCCATTGACCAGCAAAACATGGGTTTTGCAGGACCGTCTCCTTTTGCAACGGTAGCTGGAAAGCTGTCGATTGACCGTTGGTTCCAGTCCATGCAGAATGGTACCGGACAAAAGAAAGTGTACATCCAGCCAGGAGAAAGCAAGCTGATTCTCAATGATCTGAGCGTTCTTCCGATGAAACAGGGACAAGTCATTTCCTTGTATTCGGATGTATTCAGTGACTATGAACTGGATTACAACATTATCATGATTGAAGAAAACAAGGACCCGATGGAAGTGTTGTCGAGGCTGCCGGTTCTGGATCGTGATGGAGTTCACAACCGTGGTACCTATCCAAATGCAACACGGATTATTACGTACGATCAAGAAGTAGGGTCGAAACCTGCACGTCTTCCACTTGGAGACAATGCAAGTGATCCAAACCTTGTGGGAACGGACCCTATGGCTTACACGGAAGCGTCCAACGCAGGTAACTTCGGTGTATTGTACAAAATTACATTGAATAATGTTGCTCCGCGCACGTTGATTTCATTCAACCCTCGTGGAGGCAGATACTCTGGTGTGGCGCTTGTGAATGGACAGGTCGTTCAGATTTCCACAGGTAAATCTGTAACTGTACCTAATGAGCAAAGTGTTATGTATCGCACAGGTTCGTACGGCGAGAGTGTAACCATTCTCTTCTCGGCGGCACCAGGAAGTAACTTGCCTGTTAACCTGCTGTTCACGCCGCTTCCGGCTGAAAAGTAA
- the nagZ gene encoding beta-N-acetylhexosaminidase — protein sequence MKPLNDLTLGQKVGQLLMCGFHSQHADEQVTRLIRDYHVGGVIYFRRNVESVDQLTRLSAELQDMAAEAGALPLMISVDQEGGMVARIDQEGMTQVPGNMALGATGNPEYTLECARILGCELKSIGIDMNLAPVVDVNNNPLNPVIGVRSYGEHAESVAAHGIAAITGYQSQGIAATAKHFPGHGDTAVDSHLGMVTVPHDRNRLEQMELLPFRKAIEAGVDAIMTAHVMFPSIEPEPIPATLSHKVLTGLLREEMGFEGIIITDCLEMHAISKPYGVAEAAVRAVEAGADLILVSHTLQDQVAALEAIVEAVRTGRISEEVIHQAVERIMTWKRKRCGQQNDHLVSPKASETVEATDVEPVDCTESTKPTEPNELTLFKIASSSITIVHNDGLLPLDREKDVYVIWPEVVQRTEVDEPWSHTESLGMALSQLRGRVREHIITTQPTYDEADRILADVSESEQVIVCTYTSAGHLPKGQQYLVEKLSKNHSLIVIALRNPYDLLEISRPGSYVCTYENTPAVVRVLSHVLTGGLQPTGSLPVRLR from the coding sequence ATGAAACCCTTGAATGATCTGACATTGGGGCAAAAGGTAGGCCAATTGTTGATGTGTGGATTTCACAGTCAGCACGCAGATGAACAGGTTACTCGCTTAATCCGTGACTATCACGTCGGCGGCGTCATTTATTTCCGGCGTAATGTCGAAAGTGTAGATCAATTGACACGGCTGTCCGCCGAACTGCAAGATATGGCTGCTGAAGCGGGGGCTCTACCACTCATGATTTCGGTGGACCAGGAAGGTGGCATGGTTGCACGGATTGACCAAGAGGGAATGACCCAAGTGCCGGGTAATATGGCACTTGGTGCGACAGGCAATCCGGAATATACACTGGAGTGTGCTCGAATTCTGGGTTGTGAGTTAAAAAGCATCGGTATTGATATGAACCTTGCGCCAGTGGTCGACGTGAATAACAACCCGCTTAACCCGGTTATCGGTGTGCGTTCGTATGGTGAACATGCTGAAAGTGTGGCCGCTCATGGCATAGCAGCCATCACCGGATATCAATCACAGGGCATAGCTGCTACTGCCAAACATTTTCCGGGGCACGGAGATACCGCCGTAGATTCTCATCTTGGTATGGTTACGGTACCTCATGATCGAAACAGGCTGGAACAGATGGAGTTGTTGCCGTTCCGCAAGGCGATTGAGGCCGGAGTTGATGCTATTATGACAGCTCATGTGATGTTCCCTTCGATTGAGCCCGAGCCCATTCCGGCAACGTTGTCGCATAAGGTGTTAACGGGTCTGCTACGTGAGGAAATGGGTTTTGAAGGCATTATTATTACAGACTGTCTTGAAATGCATGCGATATCCAAGCCGTATGGGGTAGCTGAAGCTGCCGTTCGTGCTGTGGAAGCAGGAGCAGATCTGATTCTGGTGAGTCATACCTTACAAGATCAGGTTGCTGCGCTGGAAGCCATTGTGGAAGCAGTTCGAACGGGGCGCATTTCGGAAGAGGTTATTCATCAGGCGGTTGAACGCATTATGACATGGAAAAGAAAGCGCTGTGGGCAGCAGAATGATCATCTTGTTTCACCGAAAGCGAGCGAAACGGTCGAAGCAACCGATGTTGAACCTGTTGATTGCACTGAATCCACTAAACCCACTGAGCCCAACGAATTGACGTTGTTCAAGATTGCTTCAAGCAGTATTACCATCGTTCATAATGATGGGCTGCTGCCGTTGGACCGAGAGAAGGACGTATATGTCATCTGGCCTGAGGTTGTGCAACGGACAGAGGTGGATGAACCATGGTCCCATACAGAATCGCTGGGTATGGCGCTATCGCAGCTGCGAGGCAGAGTTCGTGAGCACATCATTACAACTCAGCCCACTTATGATGAAGCAGATCGGATATTGGCGGATGTGTCGGAGAGTGAACAAGTTATCGTATGTACGTACACATCGGCAGGTCATCTTCCGAAAGGGCAACAGTATTTGGTTGAAAAGCTTAGTAAGAATCATTCGCTGATTGTAATTGCTCTGCGCAATCCATATGATCTGCTGGAGATTTCGAGGCCGGGAAGTTATGTGTGTACGTATGAGAATACACCTGCAGTTGTTCGGGTACTGTCCCATGTGTTAACCGGTGGACTGCAGCCAACAGGAAGTCTGCCTGTCCGTTTGCGCTAG